ACTTATTTTTCGTGATGGTAAAAAACTTGATTATTTAGGTTAAAAAATCCCGAGTTTGACAGTTTGATGAGATAATCTTTAAAAAATCTGGTTTTGGGCGCTTTTTTAACTTTTTTGGCAAAAGTTAATTACCTATTTTAAAACACTTGCAAAAATCAATTTATTGATAAAATGACAAAAATCATAAAAAATACAACTACTATTTAAACTCAATGCAAATAGAAAACTCGTTTTTATTTGTAATGAGCCTAAAAAAATATATGAAGTTTTGAAAGAACAATAATTAAAAGCCATAAATTTATAGATTTCTAAACAGTTAAATTTAAGCAATCCATCATATTTAAAAATATAATGGAAAAATCGCATTTTCTGATTTTTTTATGGCAAAAAACATAACTAATCCCCCCTTAATTCAATATCGATAATTTATTAATTTATTCTTAAGTGATGTTTATTATAACATAATTTTATTTTAAACCAAACATTTTTGGTAATGTTAAATATTTTGTGTTTTTAAAGTAAATTTATTTTTTTGATAAAATTTATCATAAAGGACCAAAATATGAAAAAACAGCAAAAAACATTATCCCCATTTGAGTTAGAAGCTAAAAAAATTGTTGACAAATACGCTGATTATAAAAAATTAAAAAAAGAAGATTTTCACAACGAAATTTCGCATATGTTTAAAACTTTTACTGAAGCGCTCTTAAGGGCGGAATTAAGCCAACATTTAGGCTATGAAAAAAGCAACCGAAGCAAAAAAGGCGTGCATAAACCGAATAAGCGAAACGGATTTTCGGACAAAACTGTGAATTATAATCATAATAGTTTTCGTCTAAAAATACCAAGAGATCGAAATGGCACTTTTGAGAACAAATTGCTCGGTAAATACGAAACAAGTTTAGCTGATATCGAAGAACAAGTGTTTTCACTTTTTGCATCAGGAATGTCATATGAAAATATTGTTAACACAATAAAAAGTATCTATAAAAAAGAAGTAAGTAATGCCTGAATTTCTTCAGTTACTAACAAATTATTGCCTGAAATTGAAAAGTGAAAATCGCAAAAAATTGAGAAATCCTATCCAATTTTGTACATTGATGGGATGTTTTTTAATGTTAAAGAAAACGGTATTTTTGTCAAAAAATCACTTTATCTTATTCTTGCAATTGATTGGGACGGAAATAAAAAAGCACTGGGATTTTGGATTAAAAATACCGAATCAGCAAGTAATTGACTTGATGTTTTTAGCGAACTAAAAACTCGCGGGCTGGAAGATGTTCTAATAATTTCTTGCGATAATCTAAGCGGAATTAGTCAAGCAATTGAAGCGGTTTTCCCGCAAGCAGATATTCAAAAATGTGTTGTTCACCAAATTAGAAACTCGCTTTTAAAAGTTTCTAACAAAGACAAAAAAGAGTTTGTCCTTGATATGAAAAAGATTTATCAAGCGCCTAATCAAGAATTTGCAATGCAAAATCTTGATAAATTTGCGGAAAAATGAGGTCAAAAATATCCTTCAATTATCAAGTCTTGGTATACAAATTTCGTTGAATTAACGACATTTTTTAAATATCCATATGAATTGAGGCAAGCAATTTATACGACAAATTCAATTGAATCAATGAATAGAATAATTAGGAAAAATACAAAAACAAAAGGCGGAATTCAAAGTGTAAATTACCTTTCAAAAATAACTTATTTAACTCTCCAAAACGCATCTACAAAATGACAAAAGGTAAGAAATTGATTCATGATTAAAAAACAATTAGAAATTATTTTTCCTAATCGGTTAAATGATGTAAAATTAAATTAGATTTCAATTTAAAAAAAATCCATAAAAATTTAAAACACAAGATTATGAACACTCCCACATTTTTTTTTTTTTTTTGCAAAAGGTTAATTTCAAAATAATAAAATTAAGATTTTAACCTCAAAAACGCGAATTTACGGCTATTTTTGCATATTTGTATTCACTAAAAAATGAATTTTTGCCATCAAACTGGGCAACTCAGAAAAATATACCTGAATTTTAGTGCAGTTTATTTTTAGCAATTGATTAACATAATAACTTATTCTTTTAAAAAACAATTTTTTTAGGCATTTTTCCTAAAAAGTTTTTTAATATATGTTAAAATTTTAATACAAAAAATTATCGAAAAAAGGAAAGAACATGAAAAAAAGTTAAAGTTTTTTAAGTTTATTACTAATATTTTCGCTTTCACTTCGCTGACACTAAGCGTTTTTGGTCCACTTTGACATTTTCAAAATACAAAAACCTATTCAGACTTTAAACTTGAAACACGAGATATAAATCTATTAAATTCAAAAAAACCGGTAAATTTTGATGATTTAGTCCAAATTATTTCAGCAAAAAACCAACAAAATTCGCTTGTTATTAATGCAAATATTAAAAATGCCAAAACACATCTAAACAAAACAAATACTAATTCAGACTATCCTAATCTAGATGATATTGAAATTCAAATTAATCAAGAAGGTGAGGTAATTTTAAATAGTGCTTCACTTGAATTTGTTAACAAAAAAGCTGAAATCTATTTTGAAGAAGGCGTACCAAAACTAAAATTAGAAGGTTATGTTTTTGACTTTAGAGAGCTTCAAAAACAAACACGGGTTGAAAAAACCTTCTTTTTCCTCTTGCCTTTTATTCCATTTATTTCAAATGCTGTCGCAGCTGCCATTGCCGCAGTAGCAGTTTCGACAGCTGCTGCGGTAGCTGTCGAAACTTTTCCAAAGGTTGTTGATGATGTAGGTAGATGATTTGGGAACCGTGAAAGTTACTATACGCCAGCTGATTATAGCCCTGTTCATACGCCAGCTGATAATAACCCTATTACTTGAAGAACTGAAAGCTCAATTGTGGTTGACTTAGATAAATTACCAAAAGCAAAAGGTGAGCCTAGCATTAAAGAAATAGCAAATACAGCAACTTTAGAACTTTCTATTGTAAAAGCAAAAGAAAAGGAAAAATTAAAACAATATACTGGAATCCATCCTGCCTGATTTTTTAATTTTCACAGTGAAAAGTTAGAACCTCATTTTGTTATTAGTAAACAAGCAATTCCAGAACCTGCAGCCTGACTTTTAGCGGTTGGAAGTTTGCTGGCCCAATCAGAATTAACCAAAATTATTATTAAAAACTTGTTGCCTAGTTCACTAAATGATAAAATGGATGAAAAAGACCGTGAAAATATGGATAAGAAACTAAATTCACCTATTGATTTTTATTCATATAATAGATCAGTTATGGAAAATTTGGCTGAAAAAACAAAATATACAGCAAATTTGATAGTGAGAAATAGATGATCATGAGATCCAACTAATAATTTAAATAAAGATATCGGTTTTACTAAAGATCACTTTGTTGTTGGAGAAGGTCTAGCTAGTGATGCTATTGATTGAACTGACCCTAAAAATGTGTTTGATATTGATGATACAAGTAAAGATAAAGATAAAAATCAAAATATACCATCATACATAAAAATATATTTTCCCAGTTATCATGTAAGGAGAGCGAGAATGATAAAGGGAAAATTCGATAAGAAGGAATTTATACTAAGAGAAAAAATGTTAAATGTTGAAAAGGTGCATTTTTTATATGGAGAAGCGATTAGATTTAGTAACCAAGGCAAAAAAACAATTAATTAAACTAAAATATATAGAAATTAATATTAAAAGTCGCTGTTCAATTCCAAACATGATTGAGGACGATGTTGATTTATCGTTTGATTGTAAATATGATGATTTTCCATTTCCAATTTTTTTATACAATTACCTTTGCAACGGCTTCAATCCTAATCCAATTGAAAGAATTATTAGTTTAAATTATAAACAAGAAGATTATGTTTATAATTTAAAACTAGAAGATATCCCAAAAAGTGCGTTTTTTTCCAAAAAACTCAATAATTTTCATTTTTATAATGATATTAGGTGTTTAATTGGCGGTTGAGCAAACATTGAATATTGTGAAAAAAATGGAAAAGAAAATCTTCGTCTTATCTCTGAACTTTATTCTTCATGTGATTCATACGATGGTAAAGGTTTTGAAGAGGTTGTTGTTGTCTTTGAAAACTTTGATGATATTGTAAAATGCGAATTTTCAATCTCTTATCCGGCTATTTTTTGAAAAATATTTAAATCAAAAACCGAATTAAAGGAAATTGAAGCTTTAATTATTAAGGAAATTCTGGAAAGTGTTCCTTATGCAAAGCCAAAAAATTTAGCAAATTACCATGAAAAAATCTTTGATTTTTTATCAAATAGATATGAATATGGCGCAGAGTTTGTAGATATAAATAAAGCATATTTAGGACAAAATGTAGAAAATATCTACAATTTGTTATTAAAAGAGAATTATAATTTTGGTGAAAAAACCCAAATCGAACCAATTCAAAATGTATTTACTTTTGAAACTTATGAAAATTTGCTTAAAAAATTTGATAAATACGGGATTAAAAAGCTTAATTTAAACATTGAAAATCGTGATAAATTTATTCTTAGTTGATTTGATAAATTTGGTCCAGAATATCGAAAGTATTGCATCAAACTTTTTGCTAAAGTTGGCCAAATTTATTATGATCATGCGAATAATTGGACAAACAAAATTGAATTAATCTACTTGTTGCAAATTTTATTTGGTCCAAAATATTGAATTGAAGATCTAGATTTTTATTATCCTGATGAACCTGATTTTCTTATTCTGCCAAGCTGAGCAAAATTAAAACCTGAAAATTTCGAAATTTTTTACCTTGGTGGACAAGAATATGGCCTTTTTGATGAAATAATTTCCCAATTTGACTCAAAAAAGCCAGTTTTTTGATTTCAACCTTATTACAAGTCCGCCTATGGGGATGGCGATGCATGAATTTTGCCAATTGCATTGAAAAATTTCATTTTATTGTATGTTGATGGTCAAAAAATTTATTACTGATTTGGACATTCAAATTTATATGATGATATTTATCAAGGTAAATACGAAATTTTAAAATATTATTTCAAACAAAAATTGGTCAAACTTGAACAAGATATTTTTTTGCGTGATGGCAATGATCCGGCCTTCTTCGTTTCTAGATCACCAAGGCAAATTGATTTAGATAAAAATGTGATTGAATCATCTATGGAAGAATTAATTTTATATCGGGATGCGTTGAATAAATATCTAAAAGAAATAGACCATGAATTTGGGTTTTTTAGACACTTTATAGAAAATACTAATTTATATAGCCAACAAGAAAAAGAATTAATTTTACAACAACACCTTCTCTTTTCTTGAGATAATGATGATAGAACAGAATATTATAATGAAATTGCAAGAGTAGATTTTCGCGGTTATAAAAGCAAAAAATATTTTGAGATAGAAGGTGAATCGTAGATCTTTTGGTTAATTAACAAATTTAAAGATAAAAGATTCAAGTTAACTTTTAAAATTCTTAACTTGTTTTTCATTTTTATCTATTTAAAAATAGCAATTTTGTCAGTTGAATTTATGTTTACTTGCAAAAATGTGCCTCCCGAGTTTCCCAGTTTGATGAGGGCGATTTTTGAATATCATTTGCTAGTTTGAAGTGTTAAATTCAACCCTCTGTCTTAATTTTTGCTAGTGTTTTAACTTAAAAAGCAAAATTATGAATTTTTAAACTACCTTTTTTAGCTTAAAACACTGACAAAAACCATAAAAAAATACAACTGCTATTTAAACTCAATGTAAATAGAAAACTCGTTTCTATTTAAGTTGAGCCTAAAAAAATATGTGAAGTTTTGAAAGAACAATAATTAAAAGCCTTAAATTTGAAGATTTCTAAACAGTTAAATTTAAGGCATTCCATCATATTTAAAAACATGATGGAAAATTCGCATTTTCTGAGTTTTTTATGGCAAAAACATAACTAATTCCCCCTTAATTCAATGTCAAAATTTATTAATTATTCTTAGGTGTTTGTAATTATAACAGATTTTTTTCTTAGACCAAGCATTTTTTTTTTTTTTTTGCAAAAGGTAATTTTAAAATAATAAAAATTAAGATTTTAAAATAAAAAACCCGGATTTACGGGTATTTTTGCATATTTATATTCACTAAAAGCAAATTTTGCCATCAAACTGACAAATTCCGGAAAAACTTGATTATTTAGCCTAAAAAAATTAAATTAATTTAAAAAAAGTACGATTATAGCCAACAACTTTTCCTTTTATTGCGCTAAGAACTTCAAATGATGTCAAAGGTTTAGTTAAATTTCGCGCAATTTGACTCCAATCAATTACTTGATCAATACCAAAAATTTCAAGTTGATATTTCCCTTGGCCGTTTGTAAGACCAGGAAGATAAATAACGCCGTATTTTGCTTTAATAAATTCAAATTTTTCTGAAGAATCTAGATTAATTTTTTTAGCAATTGAATCAGCACAAAAAGAACCAAAACTATTATAAACAGGAATTTCGCTATCAAAAAGATCAAAACTATTTTTTCCAGCATTTAAAATAGTTTTATATTCATTAGTTTGTTTGATAATTCCAACCCGATTTCAGACATTTAGTCCAACGCCAAGCGAGAAATTTTCGGCAAAACTAGTTACCATTATTACATATTCCTTAATTTTATCAGAATCAGAATAAATTTCAATGTCAAAATTTCGGGCGCTAAAAAATGGGCTAGCTCCTTGTTTGCCTAAAAATTCAATATCTAAAAGATGATAATCATTTTCTCTGGCAATTAGTGCTGATGAGCTAAAATTTATCGGTAAAAAATCAAGAAAAAAATTTTCTTGCTCTTTGGGCAACGGTGCATTTAATTCGGTTTTGGAAATCTGTTTTTTTACAAGTAAATTATTTTCAACTTTTCCATGTGAACGGTATAAAAACGAAGTAATTCCAAAGTCAATAACGTGATTTTTAATTAAATCAAGAAAATCATCGTAAAATAAAGGTTTATTTTTTAAATCTTCTGGAATTATATTTTCAACATCAAGGGCAAGAACTTCAAGTCGATAGTTATGATCTTGAGCTGGCGGTAGTGGTCCAAAATAAACTCCATCAGGATGAGGTCGATAAAATGAATCAAGCAAATAATTATTTGCATGGCGCGTCATTGAATTTTCAAATTGATACATTTTATCTTGCCGCGAAAAAGAATCATCTCATTTTAGCTTGTTTTTTTTAATATTGGCCGCAACTCAATGAATAAAAACAAAACCTAATTCTGCAGTTGCTTCATAGTCGACTAAAGTAAGGGCATATGATTTTGCGCCTTTAACTTTGTCTCATTTTATAGGAAAACTTACTGAATTAGGGTATTTTTTGCCTAAATTGCCATTACCAAATTGGGTGTCTAAAACGCCGTTTTTAACATCGGGAATATAAATTTTTATCATATTTATTAGTCTTTATCAATATTTTTTGGATTAACTATTACAAGTTGGTTTGTTCGTGAACCTACGGGACGAAGTGCGCGAACAAATTGGACATATTTTTCAGTTTGTGATAATTTTTTTAAATTTTGCTCAAGATCAATAGGTTGGAAAGGCAAAAGATTACCACTTTTAAGAAAACCACTAATATTTATTCGTCTTTCAACGTAAAATATTTTTGGATTTTTAGGGTCTTGTTTT
Above is a window of Mesomycoplasma ovipneumoniae DNA encoding:
- a CDS encoding IS256 family transposase, which codes for MKKQQKTLSPFELEAKKIVDKYADYKKLKKEDFHNEISHMFKTFTEALLRAELSQHLGYEKSNRSKKGVHKPNKRNGFSDKTVNYNHNSFRLKIPRDRNGTFENKLLGKYETSLADIEEQVFSLFASGMSYENIVNTIKSIYKKEVSNAWISSVTNKLLPEIEKWKSQKIEKSYPILYIDGMFFNVKENGIFVKKSLYLILAIDWDGNKKALGFWIKNTESASNWLDVFSELKTRGLEDVLIISCDNLSGISQAIEAVFPQADIQKCVVHQIRNSLLKVSNKDKKEFVLDMKKIYQAPNQEFAMQNLDKFAEKWGQKYPSIIKSWYTNFVELTTFFKYPYELRQAIYTTNSIESMNRIIRKNTKTKGGIQSVNYLSKITYLTLQNASTKWQKVRNWFMIKKQLEIIFPNRLNDVKLN
- a CDS encoding YbhB/YbcL family Raf kinase inhibitor-like protein — encoded protein: MIKIYIPDVKNGVLDTQFGNGNLGKKYPNSVSFPIKWDKVKGAKSYALTLVDYEATAELGFVFIHWVAANIKKNKLKWDDSFSRQDKMYQFENSMTRHANNYLLDSFYRPHPDGVYFGPLPPAQDHNYRLEVLALDVENIIPEDLKNKPLFYDDFLDLIKNHVIDFGITSFLYRSHGKVENNLLVKKQISKTELNAPLPKEQENFFLDFLPINFSSSALIARENDYHLLDIEFLGKQGASPFFSARNFDIEIYSDSDKIKEYVIMVTSFAENFSLGVGLNVWNRVGIIKQTNEYKTILNAGKNSFDLFDSEIPVYNSFGSFCADSIAKKINLDSSEKFEFIKAKYGVIYLPGLTNGQGKYQLEIFGIDQVIDWSQIARNLTKPLTSFEVLSAIKGKVVGYNRTFFKLI